A region from the Aegilops tauschii subsp. strangulata cultivar AL8/78 chromosome 5, Aet v6.0, whole genome shotgun sequence genome encodes:
- the LOC109774117 gene encoding aldehyde dehydrogenase family 7 member A1 yields MASFARQEHQFLAELGLAPRNPGSFACGAWGGSGPVVTTTNPSNNEVIAEVVEASMDDYEKGMSACFDAAKTWMAIPAPKRGEIVRQIGDALRAKLHHLGRLLSLEMGKILPEGIGEVQEIIDMCDYAVGLSRQLNGSIIPSERPNHMMMEVWNPLGVVGVITAFNFPCAVLGWNACIALVCGNCVVWKGAPTTPLITIAMTKIVASVFEKNNLPSAIFTAFCGGAEIGQAIALDTRIPLVSFTGSTKVGQMVQQQVSARFGKCLLELSGNNAIIVMDDADIPLAVRSVLFAAVGTAGQRCTTCRRLLLHESIYQTFLDQLVEVYKQVRIGDPMEKGTLLGPLHTTASKESFLKGIQNIRSQGGKILLGGSAIESEGNFVQPTIVEISPAAPVVREELFGPVLYAMKFQTLKEAIEINNSVPQGLSSSIFTRKPDAIFKWIGPHGSDCGIVNVNIPTNGAEIGGAFGGEKATGGGREAGSDSWKQYMRRATCTINYGSELPLAQGINFG; encoded by the exons ATGGCGAGCTTCGCGAGGCAGGAGCACCAGTTCCTCGCCGAGCTCGGCCTCGCGCCGCGCAACCCGGGCTCCTTCGCCTGCGGCGCCTGGGGCGGCTCGGGCCCCGTCGTCACCACCACCAACCCTAGCAACAACGAG GTCATTGCTGAGGTCGTTGAGGCGTCCATGGACGACTACGAGAAGGGCATGAGCGCCTGCTTCGACGCCGCCAAGACCTGGATGGCT ATTCCGGCACCAAAGCGAGGAGAAATTGTTAGGCAGATTGGTGATGCACTGAGAGCAAAGCTTCATCACCTTGGCAGACTTCTCTCACTCGAGATGGGGAAAATTCTCCCTGAAGGAATTGGGGAGGTTCAG GAAATTATTGACATGTGTGATTATGCTGTGGGGCTAAGTCGTCAGCTAAATGGATCCATCATACCATCTGAAC GCCCAAACCATATGATGATGGAG GTCTGGAATCCTCTTGGAGTTGTTGGTGTCATCACAGCATTCAATTTTCCTTGCGCCGTGCTGG GTTGGAATGCTTGCATTGCTTTGGTCTGCGGCAACTGTGTTGTCTG GAAGGGTGCTCCAACTACTCCATTGATCACTATTGCAATGACTAAAATAGTGGCTAGTGTATTTGAGAAGAACAACCTGCCAAGTGCAATCTTCACAGCTTTTTGTGGGGGTGCTGAAATTGGCCAAGCAATTGCTCTTGACACAAGGATACCTTTGGTTTCATTCACAGGAAGTACAAAG GTTGGTCAAATGGTTCAGCAACAGGTTAGCGCGAGATTTGGCAAAtgccttcttgaacttagtgggaACAATGCCATTATTGTCATGGATGATGCAGACATTCCACTAGCTGTGCGTTCTGTTTTGTTTGCTGCTGTTGGCACAGCAGGACAACGATGCACTACATGTCGTAGGCTG CTTCTTCATGAAAGCATATATCAAACATTTCTTGATCAACTTGTTGAGGTTTATAAACAAGTCCGTATTGGGGATCCTATGGAAAAGGGCACCTTGCTGGGACCACTGCACACTACTGCATCGAAAGAAAGCTTTTTGAAAGGCATCCAAAATATCAGATCCCAG GGAGGAAAAATCCTTCTAGGGGGATCTGCTATTGAATCAGAAGGGAACTTTGTTCAACCAACAATTGTGGAAATCTCACCTGCTGCGCCAGTTGTGAGGGAAGAATTGTTTGGTCCTGTCCTTTATGCCATGAAATTTCAG ACTCTGAAGGAAGCAATTGAAATCAACAATTCTGTTCCTCAAGGATTGAGCAGTTCTATATTTACAAGGAAACCAGATGCTATTTTCAAGTGGATCGG GCCTCATGGTAGTGATTGTGGTATAGTGAATGTAAATATACCCACTAATGGTGCTGAAATTGGCGGAGCTTTTGGTGGAGAAAAAGCAACCGGTGGTGGACGAGAAGCAGGAAGTGATTCCTGGAAGCAGTACATGAGGAGGGCCACTTG TACAATCAACTATGGAAGCGAGCTGCCTCTAGCACAGGGGATAAACTTCGGCTAG